From the genome of Candidatus Paceibacterota bacterium, one region includes:
- a CDS encoding carboxypeptidase-like regulatory domain-containing protein: MKSTTTVISISSAAEEVQGFRARVGPARTLALAGWVLAGLIWLACFPASALIMTGSGNKEVHDRGWPEGALAVANLESRVGWWEGPPFGGGDWHFLYQGDTAAFQEALAAFAAIRAPALELVVHDGPHEDGVLKKPADWTFNVWVPANWHRLFNNPRSVDAADQPQFRRLVDPPRLDVYVGGGGVDWAKVKVPAGLNVRDERAAASAVSPGGGAVLRADVYDMATGKPVAGARVVVAVIYDTMYGRPAVPEKVAEATSDATGRVEITRLPAGNYRLTFGADGYAARMLRREHLGERTCKQLTVELARAAVLEGRVTDTEDKPLKDVRVAPANVMALNGLGYKGPDEPGVTTDADGRFALTGLPTGYVQLRAAADGYHFSDLFTIHDVPGAEVQVRLSRAGAIRISVTGKEGRALSRYEGNEILVEVEPKGGSKIGLWSGSAKVKDDGTFEFNHVPPGEYRIRSHPNPCNSDRQYAPEQIVTVAPGAPAEVKVIYE; encoded by the coding sequence ATGAAATCAACTACTACCGTAATCTCCATCTCCAGCGCCGCAGAGGAGGTTCAGGGTTTCAGGGCGCGGGTCGGGCCCGCGAGGACGCTTGCCCTCGCGGGGTGGGTGCTGGCCGGCCTGATCTGGCTGGCTTGCTTCCCGGCTTCGGCGCTGATCATGACCGGCAGCGGCAACAAAGAGGTCCACGACCGGGGTTGGCCGGAGGGGGCGCTGGCCGTTGCCAACCTTGAATCGCGGGTTGGCTGGTGGGAAGGCCCGCCGTTCGGGGGAGGCGATTGGCACTTCCTATATCAGGGTGACACAGCCGCTTTCCAGGAGGCGCTGGCCGCGTTCGCCGCCATTCGCGCGCCGGCGCTGGAGCTCGTCGTTCACGACGGCCCCCACGAGGACGGCGTCCTCAAGAAGCCAGCCGACTGGACGTTTAATGTGTGGGTGCCGGCGAACTGGCATCGCCTGTTCAACAACCCCAGGAGCGTGGACGCGGCGGACCAGCCCCAGTTCCGCCGGCTGGTGGACCCGCCCCGGCTGGACGTCTATGTCGGCGGCGGGGGCGTGGATTGGGCGAAGGTCAAGGTGCCCGCCGGGCTCAACGTGCGGGACGAGCGGGCTGCCGCTTCTGCCGTCAGTCCGGGCGGCGGCGCGGTCCTGCGCGCCGACGTTTACGACATGGCCACGGGCAAGCCGGTGGCGGGCGCGCGGGTGGTTGTGGCCGTCATCTATGACACCATGTACGGGCGGCCGGCGGTTCCCGAGAAGGTCGCCGAGGCAACGAGCGACGCCACGGGCCGCGTGGAAATCACCCGGTTGCCCGCCGGGAACTATCGCCTCACGTTCGGCGCCGATGGATACGCGGCCCGCATGCTGCGTCGCGAGCACCTCGGCGAGCGCACCTGCAAGCAACTCACCGTCGAGCTGGCCAGGGCCGCAGTCCTCGAGGGCCGGGTGACCGACACGGAGGATAAGCCGCTCAAGGACGTCCGGGTGGCCCCCGCCAATGTCATGGCCCTGAACGGCCTCGGCTACAAGGGGCCGGATGAACCGGGAGTCACGACCGACGCGGACGGGCGCTTTGCGCTGACCGGGTTGCCGACGGGCTACGTTCAACTGCGCGCCGCGGCGGACGGTTATCACTTCAGCGACCTGTTCACCATCCACGATGTGCCGGGCGCGGAGGTTCAGGTGCGTCTGAGCCGCGCGGGGGCGATCCGCATCAGCGTGACGGGCAAGGAAGGCCGCGCCCTGTCGCGCTACGAGGGCAATGAGATATTGGTTGAAGTGGAGCCCAAAGGCGGCTCGAAGATCGGCCTGTGGAGCGGCAGCGCCAAGGTGAAGGACGACGGCACCTTCGAGTTCAACCATGTGCCGCCGGGCGAATATCGCATCAGGAGCCACCCCAACCCGTGCAATTCGGACCGGCAATACGCTCCGGAGCAGATCGTCACTGTGGCTCCCGGCGCTCCTGCAGAAGTGAAGGTGATCTATGAATAA